The following proteins come from a genomic window of Candidatus Syntrophosphaera sp.:
- the pta gene encoding phosphate acetyltransferase — MDIIQELKNKVRHKGGRIVLPESLDARTLQAAEIVLSENLAEVALVGKPDLILAKARSLRLDLSRATIYDPDNYPDIGKFADFYYEKRKDKGVSREEAEKTVRDEICFGSLLVKFGIVDGMVAGAVNTTADVLRAALQIVGVLPGLKTVSSCFIMLVLDFLNEDRVYFFADCAVVPNPDAEQLADIAISTAATRRALIGDEPKVALLSFSTMGSGQHEMVEKVQRAKEILTARGVDFDFDGELQLDAAIVPHIAKMKAPQSKVAGYANTLIFPDLQSGNIGYKLVQRLAKADAIGPIIQGLAAPVCDLSRGSSRDDIVHTCVLVLLMANK, encoded by the coding sequence ATGGACATCATTCAAGAGTTAAAAAACAAGGTCAGACACAAGGGCGGGCGCATCGTCCTCCCTGAAAGCCTGGATGCAAGAACGTTGCAGGCCGCTGAAATCGTCCTCTCAGAAAACCTGGCAGAGGTTGCCCTGGTCGGCAAACCGGACCTGATCCTGGCCAAAGCGCGCAGCCTTCGCCTGGATCTAAGCCGCGCCACGATCTATGATCCGGATAATTATCCTGACATCGGCAAATTCGCGGATTTCTATTATGAAAAGCGTAAAGATAAGGGTGTAAGCCGCGAAGAGGCAGAAAAAACTGTACGCGATGAGATCTGTTTCGGCTCGCTGCTGGTCAAATTCGGCATTGTGGATGGCATGGTCGCCGGAGCTGTGAACACCACCGCGGATGTCTTGCGGGCCGCGCTGCAGATCGTGGGCGTTCTTCCCGGCCTGAAAACCGTTTCCAGCTGCTTCATCATGCTGGTGCTGGATTTCCTGAACGAGGACCGGGTGTACTTTTTTGCCGATTGCGCCGTGGTGCCAAATCCGGACGCGGAACAACTGGCCGACATCGCGATCAGCACTGCCGCCACTCGCAGGGCCCTGATAGGCGACGAGCCCAAGGTTGCCTTGCTGTCTTTTTCAACCATGGGCAGCGGGCAGCACGAGATGGTGGAAAAGGTTCAGCGCGCCAAGGAAATCCTCACCGCACGCGGTGTGGATTTTGATTTTGACGGGGAATTGCAGCTCGACGCGGCCATCGTGCCCCATATCGCCAAAATGAAAGCCCCCCAAAGCAAGGTCGCGGGGTATGCCAACACGCTCATTTTCCCTGACCTCCAATCCGGAAACATAGGCTACAAGCTGGTTCAGCGCCTCGCCAAGGCGGATGCCATCGGTCCGATCATCCAGGGCTTGGCGGCTCCCGTCTGCGACCTTTCGCGCGGCAGTTCCAGGGACGACATTGTCCACACCTGCGTCCTGGTTCTGCTCATGGCTAACAAATAG
- the glyS gene encoding glycine--tRNA ligase subunit beta, translating to MRDFLLEIGVEEMPATHLGPAMDFIRDSFAKLMQISALECASSQASSTPRRLFLLARSVQEKQADIQVSKTGPAKRIAYDEAGNLLPAALGFLKKNSAKPEDLYIQSSEKGEFIALSYVQPGRESAEILKEWIGELIPRIPFPKTMVWNDPRLAFSRPLRWLCALWGEQVIPVRIAGMDSGNFTFGNRYKGLGKKLAIPSPGSYLAILKENAVLADRTDRHAVLTGELDNLLRGTDLRVVPDARLADTVTDLVEYPSAVLAEFDPEFLKLPEKIITSTISQNQKYFAVQTPEGSLSNKFVFVSNGNREHAALIRKGNEKVVAARLADALWYYQEDTGRPLESYLPRLSEVVFQSKLGTMADKSARIGKIAGFLCQELNLGTEATQLALRTALLCKADLVTTMLGEKEFTKLQGYIGKQYALASGEPEEVAEGIYEHYLPRGTNDGLPQTLAGAIVALADKLDSVCGIVGIGLLPTGSTDPFALRRAANGVVQIIVDRGWGLDFSALLRHALTLVKAQTPLFPSAETDVQNFFRQRVEWLLKQLQIDYDVIDSVMHLSLGDLPDLRHRALALQDYRTREDFQRLVIGFKRVSNIIGGVESFAPISLAKLEIREERELHDSLLKLQQSIGQSLETSDYSAAIDLLVGFGKHIDRFFDAVLVNCEDPGLRDNRYALLNLIKTEFLRVADISRIVLENETSGE from the coding sequence ATGCGTGACTTTCTGCTGGAGATCGGGGTTGAGGAGATGCCGGCCACCCATTTGGGGCCGGCAATGGACTTCATCCGCGATTCCTTTGCCAAGCTGATGCAGATTTCGGCTCTGGAATGTGCCTCGTCTCAGGCCAGTTCAACTCCCCGCCGTTTGTTCCTGCTGGCCCGGTCGGTCCAGGAAAAACAGGCTGACATCCAGGTCTCGAAGACAGGACCCGCCAAAAGGATCGCCTATGATGAGGCGGGTAACCTGCTGCCGGCGGCTTTGGGTTTTTTGAAGAAAAATTCTGCCAAACCGGAGGACCTCTACATCCAAAGCAGCGAAAAAGGCGAATTCATCGCCCTGAGCTATGTCCAGCCCGGCAGGGAAAGCGCGGAGATCCTCAAAGAATGGATCGGGGAATTGATCCCCCGCATCCCATTTCCCAAAACCATGGTCTGGAACGATCCCCGCCTGGCTTTTTCACGCCCCCTGCGCTGGCTGTGCGCGCTTTGGGGAGAGCAGGTCATACCGGTTCGGATTGCTGGCATGGACAGCGGTAATTTTACTTTCGGAAACCGGTACAAGGGGCTGGGGAAAAAACTGGCGATACCCTCCCCAGGATCTTATCTTGCCATCTTGAAAGAAAACGCCGTTCTGGCAGACCGCACGGATCGCCACGCAGTTCTGACCGGCGAACTCGACAATCTTTTGCGGGGAACGGATCTCAGGGTCGTCCCCGATGCGAGGCTGGCCGATACAGTCACAGACCTGGTGGAATATCCTTCCGCCGTTCTGGCAGAATTTGACCCGGAGTTTCTCAAGCTGCCGGAAAAGATCATTACCTCCACCATCAGCCAGAACCAGAAATACTTTGCGGTGCAAACGCCGGAAGGCAGTCTGAGCAACAAATTTGTCTTTGTCTCCAATGGCAACCGTGAGCATGCCGCGCTGATCCGCAAAGGCAACGAAAAAGTGGTCGCCGCCAGGCTGGCAGACGCTCTGTGGTATTACCAGGAAGACACGGGCCGGCCCCTTGAGAGCTATCTGCCCCGCTTGAGTGAGGTTGTGTTTCAATCCAAGCTTGGCACCATGGCCGATAAAAGCGCCCGGATCGGCAAGATCGCCGGATTCCTCTGCCAGGAATTGAATCTGGGCACCGAGGCAACACAACTTGCCCTGCGTACGGCTCTTCTCTGTAAAGCGGACCTCGTCACCACAATGCTGGGGGAAAAGGAATTCACCAAACTCCAGGGCTACATCGGCAAACAATATGCCCTGGCCAGCGGCGAGCCGGAAGAAGTGGCCGAAGGCATATACGAACATTACCTGCCCCGCGGGACAAATGACGGATTGCCCCAAACCCTTGCCGGAGCGATCGTTGCGCTGGCAGACAAGCTGGATAGCGTCTGCGGCATCGTCGGGATCGGGCTGCTGCCCACTGGTTCCACCGACCCCTTTGCCTTGCGCCGGGCCGCCAACGGAGTGGTGCAGATCATCGTGGATCGTGGTTGGGGCTTGGATTTTTCGGCGCTGTTGCGCCACGCGCTGACCCTGGTCAAAGCCCAAACTCCTCTTTTTCCCAGCGCTGAAACGGATGTTCAAAACTTCTTCCGCCAGCGTGTGGAATGGCTGCTCAAACAGCTGCAGATCGATTACGACGTGATCGACAGCGTCATGCACCTTTCGCTGGGCGATCTGCCCGATCTCAGACACCGCGCCCTTGCCCTGCAGGATTACAGGACCAGAGAGGATTTCCAACGCCTGGTAATTGGATTCAAGCGAGTCAGCAACATCATTGGCGGAGTGGAGAGTTTCGCCCCGATCTCATTGGCAAAGCTGGAGATCAGGGAAGAGCGGGAACTGCATGACTCCCTGCTCAAGCTGCAACAGTCGATCGGGCAGAGTCTGGAAACCTCGGATTACAGTGCCGCGATCGATCTATTGGTCGGTTTCGGCAAACATATCGATCGTTTCTTCGACGCGGTGCTGGTCAATTGTGAGGATCCCGGCCTGCGCGACAACCGCTACGCCTTATTGAACCTGATCAAGACAGAATTTCTGCGGGTGGCCGACATCTCCCGCATAGTTTTGGAAAATGAAACGTCTGGAGAATAA
- a CDS encoding PTS sugar transporter subunit IIA, giving the protein MDRLFQPDLVKIVDGFENKADCLNYLATMLAESGCLSFPDRFLAAVRGREDIMSTGIGKGVAIPHARDLTVACLKTAVCLIRSPLEFDSVDGLPVQLVFMIAVPQSSNKEYMRILRSLSEYLRQDENRDKLINAGDETELYNEVIEIQDIITDSLSS; this is encoded by the coding sequence GACCTTGTGAAGATCGTCGACGGATTCGAGAATAAGGCAGACTGCCTGAATTATCTGGCCACGATGTTGGCGGAAAGCGGCTGCCTGAGCTTTCCCGATCGTTTTTTGGCCGCAGTCCGCGGCAGAGAAGACATCATGAGCACCGGTATCGGCAAGGGTGTGGCGATCCCGCACGCCCGCGATCTGACCGTGGCTTGTTTGAAGACAGCGGTTTGTCTGATCCGCAGCCCCCTGGAGTTCGACAGCGTGGACGGCCTGCCCGTGCAACTGGTGTTCATGATCGCCGTTCCCCAAAGCTCCAACAAAGAATACATGCGGATTTTGCGCTCGCTCTCGGAATACCTGCGCCAGGATGAGAACCGCGACAAACTGATCAACGCAGGCGATGAAACGGAATTGTACAATGAAGTCATTGAAATCCAAGATATCATTACTGACAGCCTTAGCTCTTAG
- a CDS encoding pyridoxal phosphate-dependent aminotransferase has translation MAIKISNRVKLVKPSPTLTLSAKAKEMKAAGIDVVNFGVGEPDFNTPDYIKASAHAAIDANFTRYTANAGIIELRQAICAKLLRDNGLTYEPKQILVSPGAKASILNILIAVCDTQDQVLMPSPYWVSYPYQAMLANAEPVCIPTQEADNYKITAASLKEAIAANPCAKALLLNSPNNPTGAVYSRAELEAIAGICLEHNILVISDEIYERLVYDGVKHVSIASLSPEMKEHTVVINGVSKAYAMTGWRLGYAAGPAHIIAAAGRVQEHATSCVNSITQKACVAALNEEDDSIEKMRREFEARRDYLYSELSKLPHVTCFKPQGAFYIMPNIGWYLKNNNQGITDSDKFCEVLLEKHHVALVSGGSFGIGDNVRFSYANSMENLQKGVARFAAFLKELTP, from the coding sequence ATGGCAATCAAAATATCCAATCGGGTGAAACTGGTCAAACCTTCTCCCACCCTCACCCTTTCGGCCAAAGCCAAGGAAATGAAGGCCGCCGGGATCGATGTGGTCAATTTCGGGGTCGGAGAGCCCGATTTCAACACTCCGGATTATATCAAAGCCTCCGCGCACGCCGCCATCGACGCCAATTTCACCCGCTATACGGCCAACGCGGGGATCATTGAACTGCGCCAGGCCATTTGCGCCAAGCTGCTGCGTGACAATGGATTGACCTACGAACCCAAACAGATATTGGTCTCCCCCGGGGCCAAGGCTTCCATCCTCAACATCCTGATCGCGGTCTGTGACACGCAGGACCAGGTGCTCATGCCCTCTCCCTATTGGGTCAGCTACCCCTATCAGGCGATGCTGGCCAACGCGGAACCGGTCTGCATCCCCACTCAGGAAGCTGACAACTACAAGATCACCGCGGCTTCATTGAAGGAGGCCATCGCGGCCAATCCCTGCGCCAAAGCGCTGCTGCTCAACAGTCCCAACAACCCCACCGGAGCGGTCTACAGCCGTGCCGAACTGGAAGCCATTGCCGGGATCTGCCTGGAGCACAACATCCTGGTGATCTCAGACGAGATCTATGAGCGGCTCGTCTATGACGGCGTCAAGCATGTTTCGATAGCCTCGCTGAGCCCGGAGATGAAAGAACACACGGTGGTGATCAACGGAGTTTCCAAAGCCTATGCCATGACGGGATGGCGCCTGGGCTACGCAGCCGGGCCCGCCCACATCATCGCGGCTGCCGGCAGGGTGCAGGAACACGCGACCTCCTGTGTGAATTCCATCACCCAGAAAGCCTGCGTGGCCGCCCTGAACGAAGAAGACGACTCGATCGAGAAGATGCGGAGGGAATTTGAGGCCCGGCGCGACTATCTCTATTCTGAGCTGAGCAAACTGCCGCATGTCACCTGTTTCAAGCCCCAGGGCGCTTTCTACATCATGCCGAACATAGGCTGGTATCTGAAAAACAACAACCAGGGCATCACGGATTCGGACAAATTCTGCGAGGTCCTGCTGGAAAAACACCATGTGGCTTTGGTTTCCGGCGGTTCCTTCGGGATCGGCGACAATGTCCGTTTTTCCTATGCCAACTCCATGGAAAACCTGCAAAAAGGCGTCGCCCGGTTTGCGGCTTTCCTGAAAGAACTCACACCCTGA
- a CDS encoding PorV/PorQ family protein, which yields MNDNAGTTGFAALKTVHSARAIAMGQSLAGEARNPDGIHFNPAAILGIQNKEVGSTYTNSFLDTQGGQLQLLYPKHKFTAWGFALKYLDMGSFDRTEIDQNGDLIDMEETFGAFNLIASASLAKYISDALDAGGTLKVVYDQIDDSSAIAALIDLGIIHHPDNEKVKVGVSLRNLGAQLTYYSDGKYKEKLPFTIAAGLSYQFNPKLFSSLEIGKADGEDIVAKAGIEYAIHPSLDLRGGFRSNAGDGYNGGSLAFLSGFSLGAGWKWRNYRVDYGLSSYGDLGLVNQLSLSLEF from the coding sequence GTGAACGACAATGCCGGCACGACCGGATTCGCCGCCCTGAAAACTGTCCACTCCGCCCGCGCCATCGCCATGGGTCAATCTTTGGCCGGGGAAGCCAGAAATCCCGATGGGATCCACTTCAATCCGGCCGCCATCCTCGGCATCCAGAACAAAGAGGTTGGCAGCACCTACACCAATTCATTCCTGGACACCCAGGGCGGCCAATTGCAGTTGCTTTATCCCAAACACAAATTCACGGCCTGGGGTTTCGCGCTCAAATATTTGGACATGGGAAGTTTTGACCGCACCGAGATCGACCAAAACGGCGATCTGATCGACATGGAAGAGACCTTTGGGGCCTTCAACCTGATCGCCAGCGCGTCTTTGGCCAAATATATCTCCGACGCGCTCGACGCGGGCGGGACCTTGAAAGTGGTCTATGACCAGATCGACGACAGCTCCGCCATCGCAGCGCTGATCGACCTGGGCATCATCCACCATCCAGACAATGAAAAAGTGAAGGTGGGCGTCAGCTTGAGAAACCTGGGCGCGCAATTGACCTATTATTCCGATGGCAAATACAAGGAAAAACTTCCCTTCACCATAGCTGCCGGATTAAGCTATCAATTCAATCCCAAGCTCTTCTCCAGCTTGGAGATAGGCAAGGCCGACGGCGAGGACATCGTCGCCAAGGCGGGCATTGAATACGCGATCCATCCCTCTCTGGACCTGCGTGGCGGGTTCCGCTCCAACGCGGGCGACGGTTACAACGGCGGAAGCCTGGCCTTCCTTTCCGGATTTTCCCTGGGGGCCGGATGGAAATGGCGCAACTATCGCGTTGACTATGGATTGTCCTCATACGGGGATCTGGGCCTGGTCAATCAGCTCAGCCTCAGCCTCGAGTTTTGA